In a genomic window of Helianthus annuus cultivar XRQ/B chromosome 10, HanXRQr2.0-SUNRISE, whole genome shotgun sequence:
- the LOC110884801 gene encoding transcription factor bHLH25, whose amino-acid sequence MEDSWLNFQWPFNAADDHFSSLTGVGYYDPVMEPSPRPTKQVKVHTSDQLLVNQNLVHGSDCASQGSLAKANDRAFVSPKGTDDFSCNKLPSSYSGNEKCYVFSKDFEGGSGGASITSTKSTSRRVGPYQDHILAERKRRETLSQRFIALSALLPNLKKMDKASVLGDAIEYMKTLQEKVETLEKQASKRSNVESRRFEMVNVGGEISSSDENISCLSEQLPEIKARFIRNDVLIRIHCEKKPGVVEKTLAEIEKLHLSVINSNAVIFANSMLHITVVAQMDKDLTMTTKDFVRNLHSGLKQFM is encoded by the exons ATGGAGGATTCATGGTTGAATTTTCAGTGGCCATTTAATGCTGCTGATGATCACTTCAGTTCATTAACAGGAGTTGGATACTATGATCCTGTTATGGAACCATCTCCAAGGCCCACTAAACAGGTCAAGGTTCACACCAGTGATCAGTTGTTGGTGAATCAGAATCTAGTTCATGGAAGTGATTGCGCTAGTCAAGGGTCTCTTGCGAAGGCGAACGATAGAGCTTTTGTGTCGCCAAAGGGTACCGATGATTTTAGTTGTAATAAGTTACCATCTTCCTATTCTGGGAATGAAAAATGTTATGTTTTTAGTAAAGATTTTgaaggtggcagtggtggtgcaAGTATAACATCTACTAAGAGCACCAGTAGAAGAGTTGGTCCTTATCAAGATCATATATTGGCTGAGAGAAAGAGGAGAGAAACGCTCAGCCAAAGGTTCATTGCCCTCTCTGCTCTACTCCCTAACCTCAAAAAG ATGGATAAGGCTTCTGTTCTCGGAGATGCAATCGAGTACATGAAAACCCTTCAAGAGAAAGTGGAAACACTTGAGAAGCAGGCCTCGAAGAGATCAAACGTAGAATCTAGAAGATTTGAGATGGTGAACGTCGGCGGTGAAATATCTTCATCAGATGAGAATATCTCTTGTTTATCAGAGCAATTGCCTGAAATCAAGGCGCGGTTCATACGCAACGATGTTCTAATACGAATCCATTGTGAGAAAAAACCGGGTGTTGTTGAAAAAACATTAGCTGAAATAGAGAAGCTGCACTTATCTGTGATCAACAGCAATGCTGTGATCTTTGCCAACTCCATGCTTCATATCACCGTAGTTGCTCAG ATGGATAAAGATTTAACGATGACAACCAAGGATTTTGTAAGAAATTTACATTCCGGTCTCAAGCAATTCATGTGA